Within the Burkholderia mayonis genome, the region CTTTGAATTTTCCTCGTCGCATCGCTTCAACGCATGTCGCTCGCGAACACATTCGACGATTGCGGCGACGAATCCGCGATCGATCCGCTCGTGCCGGCGACGTCGGATCATTCGGCGCGCACACGCGCTGCCGTGCCGACATGACGACGGAATCCTCACGGCGATCGCTTCGCGAAACGCCCGTCCCGCCCCCTCGAGCGATCGCGGCAATGGACGAAACGGTCCGCACAAGAAGCAAAAGACCGCAGCCGGTGCGCAATCGGAGCAAGTCACATTTACCGAATGCCGCCGCGCAAACCCGGAAAAATCTCCTTTTCCAATTCGCACACTTAATCGATTCCTGCATCCGATCGCCGCACAAAATGTTGCATTTTCCGCCAAGCCCCGCCCCGCAAAGGCTTCGGCCCCATCGCGACGGCCCGCCGCGGCCGGCGCGCGAAACTCAGGGCCGGATAGTGGATCACACTTGAGCAACGCCCGCACATTTCCCTCAAACCATCAGGAGAACGACCATCATGGCTCTTTCCGACACTGTCGAATACAAGCTTGACCGCGGCCTCTCCGAAGCACGACGCGTCGGCCGCCGGTTCGCACGCGATGCGCGTTCCGCGGCGCGCGACTTGAACGGCGACGTGAAGGACAACATGCGCTCGCTCGTCGACGAGCTCGACGCGCTGCTGAAGGAGGACGGCGACGCCGATGCGCTCCGCAAGCGCCTGCACGGGCGGCTCGAAGCCGCGCGCGACACGCTCGACGACGCATCGTGGCACGCGTCGCGCCGGCTGCGCGAATCCGCCGAGCGCGTGTCGCAGGTCGTCCACGAC harbors:
- a CDS encoding DUF883 family protein; translation: MALSDTVEYKLDRGLSEARRVGRRFARDARSAARDLNGDVKDNMRSLVDELDALLKEDGDADALRKRLHGRLEAARDTLDDASWHASRRLRESAERVSQVVHDNPWQTAGIVAGLAFAAGILLARR